GAGCGAAATTGGCTGAGGTGCAGCAGGCGAAGTAGAACAAGACAAAAAGAAACCCCGCCTCTTGAAGAGACGGGGTTTTCCTGTTTCTGAGGTCGTCAGTCAGAGACAGGTGCTTTTTCCCTTAGGAAGCAGCTTCCAGAAGCTCGGCGACATAGTCCCAGTTGATGAGATTGTCGAACCATGCTTCGAGATATTTCGGACGCGCATTCCGGTAGTCGATGTAATAGGAATGCTCCCAAACGTCACAGCCCAAGAGCGGCACGCCACCATGCACCAGCGGGTTTTCGCCGTTCGGGGTCTTGGTGACAGCCAGTTTGCCGTCAACCAGAGCTAACCAGCACCAGCCAGAACCGAACTGGGTCAGACCAGCATTGATGAAGTCGGCGCGGAACTTGTCCATGCCACCCAGATCAGATTCGATCTTTGCGGCCAGAGCGCCCGGTACACCAGCTTCCTTGGCGACCGGCTTCATCCATTTCCAAAAATGGATATGGTTGTAATGCTGAGCCGCATTGTTGAACAGGCCCGGATTTTTGCCGTAGCTTTCCTTGACGACTTCTTCGAGGCTCTTGCCTTCCAGACCGGAATCCTTCAGCAGGTTGTTGCCGTTGGTGACATAGGCAAGGTGATGCTTGTCATGGTGAAATTCGAGCGTTTCAGCGGACATGAAGTCACCGAGCGCGTCATAGGAATAAGGAAGTTCGGGAAGTTCAAAAGCCATCGAATATCTCCTTGTCGAAAAGCCAGCATCTCCGGGAAGGTTTTGCTGTTTGATTTAGGTCAAAATAGGGTCAAAGCGGTCCGAGAACAAGGGGGCAAGGTCAATTCTTCG
This genomic stretch from Cohaesibacter intestini harbors:
- a CDS encoding superoxide dismutase; amino-acid sequence: MAFELPELPYSYDALGDFMSAETLEFHHDKHHLAYVTNGNNLLKDSGLEGKSLEEVVKESYGKNPGLFNNAAQHYNHIHFWKWMKPVAKEAGVPGALAAKIESDLGGMDKFRADFINAGLTQFGSGWCWLALVDGKLAVTKTPNGENPLVHGGVPLLGCDVWEHSYYIDYRNARPKYLEAWFDNLINWDYVAELLEAAS